The following coding sequences are from one Acidimicrobiales bacterium window:
- a CDS encoding ABC transporter ATP-binding protein, producing MTSAPLTEPAGPPTTQPPLAARAVDAVKQYGSGPTAVRALDGVSVDLAAGQFTAVMGPSGSGKSTLMHCLAGLETLTSGKVFIGNIDLSTLNDKQLTRLRRDKVGFVFQSFNLVSTLTAAENMTLPLTLAGEKPDKDWYDEVIATIGLADRLKHRPSELSGGQQQRVAVARALLARPAIIFADEPTGNLDSRSGAEVLDFLRRAVDQYGQTIVMVTHDPLAAGRADRALFLADGRLVDEMADPSADRVLDRMKRLGD from the coding sequence GTGACGTCAGCTCCTCTCACCGAACCCGCCGGGCCGCCCACCACCCAACCACCGCTCGCGGCCCGTGCCGTCGACGCGGTCAAGCAGTACGGCTCGGGCCCCACGGCAGTGCGCGCGCTCGATGGCGTGAGCGTCGACCTGGCCGCTGGCCAGTTCACCGCGGTGATGGGGCCGTCGGGGTCCGGCAAGTCCACCCTGATGCACTGCCTTGCCGGTCTCGAGACGCTGACGAGCGGCAAGGTGTTCATCGGCAACATCGACCTGTCGACGCTCAACGACAAGCAGCTCACGCGACTGCGACGCGACAAGGTCGGCTTCGTCTTCCAGTCGTTCAACCTGGTCTCGACGCTGACCGCCGCCGAGAACATGACGCTGCCGCTGACCCTCGCCGGCGAGAAGCCCGACAAGGACTGGTACGACGAGGTGATCGCCACCATCGGGCTCGCCGACCGCCTCAAGCACCGGCCGAGCGAACTGTCCGGCGGCCAACAGCAGCGCGTGGCGGTCGCCCGCGCCCTGCTGGCCCGACCGGCGATCATCTTCGCCGACGAGCCCACCGGCAACCTCGACTCCCGTTCGGGAGCCGAAGTCCTCGACTTCCTGCGCCGCGCCGTCGACCAGTACGGCCAGACCATCGTGATGGTCACCCACGATCCACTCGCCGCCGGCCGGGCCGACCGCGCGCTGTTCCTCGCAGATGGCCGGCTCGTCGACGAGATGGCCGACCCCTCGGCCGACCGAGTGCTCGATCGTATGAAACGACTCGGGGACTGA